AGCAGCCTCTCCTGGTCGGCGTTCGTCAGAAAAGCTTGGAAGGCGTTGCCGATCAGAAAGATGAGGCGAAAGTGCTCGCCAAGGTCAAAGGTGCGTGCGTCCCCTTCCACCCAGCGTGTGGACAGGCCGGCAGATTTGCTGCGCGCCCGCGCTAACATTCCAGGGACGATGTCCAAGCCGGTCACAGCGAACCCGGCCCGCCGCTAAGGAGCACCGCAAGGTCAACCGCGCTCGAGACTATCTGGAGGCGCACGCCGTGGAGGCGGTTACTCTCGAGCAGCTCGCTATGGTAGCCGGCTTAAGCCCCTACCACTTGCTCCGCGTATTCCGCCTCGAGCTAGGGCTCAGCCCCCACAGCTACCAAATCCAAAGGCGCATCGGCATAGCCAAAACGCTTTTGGCGCAAGGAGAAAGGATCGCGCAGGTCGCGGCGTGCACGGGGTTTACCGACCAGAGTCATCTGGGTCGCCACTTCAAGCGCCTCGTCGGGGTTACGCCCGGACAGTTCGCGCAAAGCGCAACATCCTCCTAGACACCGCCTTCAGAGCGTTTTAGGGTAAGGGAATGGTAAGAACGTCCGGCGACGCATCCGCATCCTTTGCCAGCGGCTTTAGGGCCATCTTGCCGCTTTGGCTCGGGATAATTCCCTTTGGTCTCGCTTACGCCGTCACGGCGCGGAGCGCGGGCTTGAGCCTCCTCGAGACCCAGCTCATGAGCCTCCTCGTGTTTTCAGGCGGGGCGCAGTTCAGCGCGGCGGGCCTCTTCGCGACCGGCGCAACGGGCGCTTCCATCATCCTGACTACCTTCTTGATCAACGCGCGCCACTGTCTCTACGGTCTCTCGCTAGGGCAGAGGCTCCGTCTGTCCTGGCCGGAACGGCTTGTCGCCGCTCACTTTCTGACGGACGAGGCCTTTGGCGTCACGGTCTCGCAGGGTCCGCGCAACCTGGCCTTCTTGTTGGGCACGGAGTTGAGCGTCTTCGCTGTCTGGAACCTAAGCACGCTCGGCGGCAGCTTCATGAGCGAAGCCGTCCCCGACCCCGTGACTATCGGGGTCGATTTTATCTTTCCGCTCGCCTTTTTGGCTCTCCTCGTGCCGCTCCTAAAACGGTGGCTAGAGCTGGCTATTGCCGTCACCGCAGGGTTTACCGCGCTCTTCGCCGCCGCGATCGTGGGCAGCGGCGTCGCCATTCTCATCGCCGGGGTGCTCGGGGCGCTCCTCGGGGCGTGGTGGACGCGGGGCGAAGGGGCTGAGGCTCCACCCGACCTTAAGGCCCTGAGGTGAACGCTACCGCCGTCATCTTGCTGATGGCGCTCGTCACCTACGGGCCGCGGCTCTTGGGTTTTGTGCTCTCGGGCCGCCCGGTGGCCGGGTTCTGGCTGCGCTTTTTGCACTTCGTGCCCATTTCGGTCTTCGGCGCGCTCATCGTGCCCGCCTTGCCCGGGGAGGAAGGAGACTTAGGCATTCGCCTCGTCGCGGCCTCGCTGGCTGGGCTGGTGTTGTGGCGGGTGCGGAGTTTGTGGGTAGGAGTTGCCGTGGGGATGGCGGCGTTTTGGCTGCTGCGCTTGCTTTAGACATAGAAGTTGGAGATGCCAGTATGATCAGGCAGCGCGTAACATACCGCTCAGCCTAAAATATCCAGCGCCGCCTCGTCGCTCACGTCCTCGAGCACCTCCTTCTTGCGCGTGGCCCAGGCCGGGAAGGGGAAGTTGACCATCATCGGGCTGGGCACGTCGGGCTGATGGACGATCATGGTGCCGGGCGCGAGAATAGTCGCGCGAGCCCGAAAGGAGCCGGGCATAAAGCGGTACTCGCTCCTCTCGGCCTCGGCGGCGTCCAAGCGGCCTACAATCCGCACGGCGGCGTTGCCGACGACGCGCCGCTCTACCTCGGAGGCCGTCTGCTGCGCGCCGATAAGAATGATGCCCATGCTGCGGCCGCGCTCGGCGATGTCTAAGAGCACGTCCTTGATGGGGCTGTCGCCCTCGGCCGGAGCGTACTTGTTGAGCTCGTCCAAGACGATGAAGACCTGATGGCGGCCGCTGCGCGACTCCTGCTCGGTGAAGACGCCGCGCAGGAGCACGCCGACGACGAACATCTGCGCCAAGGGCGCGAGCTGGTGAATATCGACGACGTGGACCTGCGACTCGGAGTTGAGGACGCTCAGGCGGCTCCGGGCTATCTCGCTCCTCGACAGGTCGCCGCGCACGAGCCGCTTCACGTGCTTGGCGGCGCCGCGCAAACGGCGGATAAAGGCCTCACGGGTAGCCTTGGCCTGGTTGGCGGTCCAGGCGCGGTCGCCGCCGCGGTTGCCGTCGTCGTCGCCGGCGTCCTTTAAGAGGAGCTTGTACTCCAAGTAGCGCACCAGCTCGTCGAAGCTCTTGAGCCGGGCGCGGCCTGCCGCCAGGCCCAGGCCGTCCATGTCGAGCGTGTCCTCGTCGCCGATGCGGGTCATGCCCCGGAAGCCGGACTCGCCGTCCGGCCGGAAGTCGCCGTCGCCCTCTTCGACCTCGAGGTCCGGCCCCTTCTGCCTCTCGGCGAGCTTGAAGAGCCTCTCTTCGACGTGACTCAAGAGAAAACCCAGGTTGGTCATGGCGTCGCGGTCGGTGAAGACGAAGGGCAGCATTCTGTCCGCGGTGAAATCGCGCAGGGTCCAGAGGTAGGGTTCGGTTTTACCCTGGGCCTGCTTGGAGTCGGGCATGAGGCTGGGGCCTTCCATCGCCGGGGCGTGGCAGCTAACCCGGCCAAAGGCGGCCGCGGGCAGATCGCAGATTTCGAAGCGGTTCTTGCTCATCTTGCGCTTGTCCTGCCACTTCTTCTCCTCATCGACAAAGCGGCTGTTGGGCTGGTCGAGAAAGAGCAGGTCCTCGCCCTTGACGTTGAAGATGAGCGCCTTGGTGTTGGCCGCGCCCGCGAGGAGCTTGCCGCCCGTCCTGATGTTGCGAGCGTTGAACAGGCTGTAGAGCAAAAAGAGCGCATAGCTCGTCTTGGTGGCGATGCCCGAGATGCCCGAGATGTTGATGTGGGCGCCCTTTTGACCGCTGATGAAGTCGTAGTTCAAGAAGGCCGGCTCGCCGTTGCGCAAGACGCCGCAGGGCAGGGGCGCCTCCATGTTGTCCAAATAGAGCGCCTTCTCGAGCGCCGTTCCCTCGGCCATGTAGACGAGGTCGCCGGGGCCGGGCGGGATGAAGTCCTCGGGCTCGACGCGAGTGACCAGGACGTGGGCGGCGTAGGCGACGTTGGCGGGCATCAGGCCCTCTACCACCATCGTCGTGTCCGAGTCGAACTGCACACCCTCGAGGCGCTTGCGCACCTCGTCGACGACACCGTAGAAGCGGACGCTCTCGGCCTCGTCGGCGGGATCTCTCACCTCCACGACGATGATGTCGTCGAGCTGCACCTTGGCGCCGTCGGCGACGCCGAACCAGAACTGCATGGGGGTGGCGTCCTCGGTGCCGAGAATCATGCCGATGGGCTCCCTCGATTCCATCTTCAGGCTCCTAGCGTGGACAGGTGCCGCGTGATGCGCCGCCGGATAACCTCGGCGCTGCCCATGCGGCGGCCTAATTCGGCCTCGAGGGCGCGGATAGGCAGGAGTTGCTGGGGCGCGCGGGGGTCTTGATAAGCGGCGCTGGCGAAGCGCGGCAGGGCGGCGCAGCTCCAGTCCGCGATGTGCTGCGCGTGCCCCAAGGTCGCCGCCGGCTCCGCTCCGGCGTAAGCCTGCATTCTCACCATCCCGGCCAGGCTGTAGAGCCAGGGCCGGGGGTCGCGCAGGCGCAAGAACCACTCGTAGTAATAGCTCCCCCTGGCCTCGACGAGGTAGAGCGGCGAGCGCTCGCCCTGCTCGAGCGCGCAGACTACCGCCAGCTGCTCGCGGCCCAGTTTGACCTCGTGGATGGTCTTGACGTAGCCGATGAGGTTCCGGTTCGGGCTGGTCAAGGGCCGCGGCCCGTCGACGATGACGAGCGCGTTGGCGCAGTCGCCGCAGAGCCGCGCGGCCAGGCGCTCCTCGGCGGCCAGCATCTCGCTCTGGAGCTTGTGCAAGACGGCGTCCACGTCGTTTTCGGCCGTCGACACCACGGTGTACTCGAGGAGCCCGTACTGAGAACTCAAGGTTGTTTCAATTGGAAAGTTCACCATCTGCCTGCCGCTGCTGAGGGCGCAGATGCGCCGCACCTCCCAGCAGTCCGCGTAGACCGCGCGGCGGCTTCCCTCCGGGCAGCACGAGACCGCGCCCACCCCGTAGCAACCGAGCACGCCAAATGCGAGCCTCTCGCGGTCGTCCTCCGCCAAGACTCGCGCCTCGGTGCGGCGGCGGCCGTCCAAAAAGAGCAACTCCGGCCACAGCGGCCGCGTGTGCGGCGGGCTGAGCGCCTGCCAGTCGGCGGCGGCACACTCCACGCCGTGGTCCACCCTTAGTTCCTTAGGCAGCGGGGAAAACTCGGCCTGATAGGCGGTATTGTATTCCGCGGCCCAAGGGTCCAGTCGCAGGCGCATAGTGCCAAGGATACCCCAAAGCGCCACCCCGCCGCCAAGAAAAATCTCCCTTCAGCTTGTCCACCCATACTCGAGCCCCTCCTCACCGCCACCAAGATCCGGCCGGTAGCGCTGGCGGGGCTAGTTGACCATCTTCGTCCGCCGCGACTGAAAGTCCATCAACACGTACTGGCCGATGGTGTGGGGGGTGGTGAAGTAGGCTTTGCCACGCGTCATCGACGAGACGCGTTGCACAAAGGCGATCAGTTCCGGGTCGCGGGCCAGCATGAAGGTGTTGATCTGGACGCCCTGCCGGCGGCAGTTGCCCACCTCGCGCAGGGTCTCGCCGAGGACCATCGGGTCCAGGCCGTAGGCGTTCTTGTAGATGCGCCCGCCCGGCAGGGTGATGGCCGAGGGCTTGCCGTCGGTGATCATGACGATCTGCTTCATGTCCTTGTTCTGGCGCTTCAAGAGCTTTTGGGCGAGGCGCAGGCCCTCGGCGGTGTTGGTGTGGTAGGGGCCGACCTGGGCCTGGGCGAGGCGCGCGAGCGGAATCTCCTCGGCGGAGTTGTGAAAGAGCACGAACTGGATGGTGTCGCCGCGGTACTGGGTGTGGATGAGGTGGGCCAGGGCCAGGGCGACCTGCTTGGCGGGGGTGAAGCGGTCCTCACCGTAGAGGATCATCGAGTGTGAGCAGTCGAGCATGACCACGGTCGCCGCCGACGAGTTGTACTCGGACTGGATAACCTGGAGGTCGCCCTCCTCGAAGTCGAGCCGGCCGCTCTCCATGCTCCTGGCGGCGGGCCCCAAGAGGCTCTGGCTGATATCCAGGTTCATGGTGTCGCCGAAGTCGTAGGGCTTGGTGCCGGCGCTCGTCTCGACGCCGGTCGTCTCGAACTTGGTCTCGTGCGCGCCGATCGAAGACTTGCCCGCGCCGCCCAGGACGTCCTTGAGGGTACGGTAGCCCAAAAAGTCGATGGCCTTGTTGGTCAGCTCGAATTTGACCTGACCGGGCTCACGGTCGGGTCCCGTGCCGCCCTGCTGACCGGGCTGGCCGGGCTCGCCAGGGTCGCCGCCCTGGGGCCGCAAGTAGCCCTCGCGCTCGAGCCGCTGCGCCAGCTCTTTGACCATCTCGCCGAGCTTGGAGTCGAGCCAGTTCTCGCTGTTCATGGCCGCCTCGAGGATGTCATCGGGGATCAGGTCGTTGTTGACGAGCGCCTCGGCGATAGCTTCGTAGAGGTCCTGCATGGTCTGCTGGTAGTCGGGGTCGGGGTCCCAGGGGTTGCGCTGGAAGCCGGACTCCAGGAGGCGGTTCTGGAGCATCTTCATGAGCTCGCTGGTGTCGAGATCGTCTAAGGTAGCCTCGTATTTGGAGTAGCGGGTGGTAGGCATGGGCCTCCTTTGGAGGAGGGGCTGGGGGCTGGGGCTGGGGCTGGGGAAAGACAATCCCCTAAACCCTAAACCCTAGACCCTAGACCCCAGCTAGTTCCATTTCCTTCTCGGCATCTGCGTCGCTTCGGGCTCGGGGGCGCTGTAGCCGCGCTCCTCGCTGCGAGCGATCTGCTTGCGGGCGTAGAGGCCCTCGAGCACGAACTCGGCGCTGGCGCCCAAGTCGTCCTTGCCGCGCCCCTCGGCGAGTTCCCTGGCCGCGTCCAAGAGCCCGGGCACCCTGTTCACCACCCCCGGCAGCTCCGCGGTCGTGATGTTGTCGGGCACTTTCAGATAGTTGTCGCCCTCGAAGTATTCGACGATGGACTCGAGCACCAGGCCGCTGCCGCGGCGGCCGAAGACGTTGCCGACGGCCCGGCGCGCGATGTCACGAGCGACCGCCTCACCGCCCTTCAGTTCGCCCTCGTACTCGAGCTCGAGCTTGCCGGTCACGGCCGAGAGCGCGCTGTAGAGGTCGGCTATGCGGGCGATCGGCACGTCCTCGCGGAGCAAGATGGCGCGACGCTCGGCCGAGGACACCACGTTCTCGAGGAGGCTGATGGGCAAGCGCTGCGAGACGCCCGAGTGCTTGTCCACCCTCGAGTCGTCGCGCGCCTGAAAGGCCACCTCTTCGACCACCTCGGCCATAAAGGACGGCACCTTGACCTCGCGGCCGCGGCTGATCCAGGCTTCTTGCCGGGTGATGGCCATGCCCTCCTCGACGGTGGCCGGGTAGTGGGTGCGGATCTCCGAGCCGATGCGGTCTTTTAAGGGCGTGACTATTTTGCCCCGCGCGGTGTAGTCCTCGGGGTTGGCGGAAAAGACCAGCAGCACGTCGAGGTTGAGGCGAATCGGATAGCCCTTGATCTGCACGTCGCCCTCTTGCATGATGTTGAAGAGCGCCACTTGCACCTTGCCCGACAGGTCGGGAAGCTCGTTCATGGCGAAGATGCCCCGGTTGGCCCTGGGCAGGAGGCCGTAGTGGACGCTCAGCTCGTCGGAGATGCGGGTGCCCAGCTTGGCCGCCTTGATGGGGTCG
Above is a window of Deinococcota bacterium DNA encoding:
- a CDS encoding ATP-binding protein, producing MESREPIGMILGTEDATPMQFWFGVADGAKVQLDDIIVVEVRDPADEAESVRFYGVVDEVRKRLEGVQFDSDTTMVVEGLMPANVAYAAHVLVTRVEPEDFIPPGPGDLVYMAEGTALEKALYLDNMEAPLPCGVLRNGEPAFLNYDFISGQKGAHINISGISGIATKTSYALFLLYSLFNARNIRTGGKLLAGAANTKALIFNVKGEDLLFLDQPNSRFVDEEKKWQDKRKMSKNRFEICDLPAAAFGRVSCHAPAMEGPSLMPDSKQAQGKTEPYLWTLRDFTADRMLPFVFTDRDAMTNLGFLLSHVEERLFKLAERQKGPDLEVEEGDGDFRPDGESGFRGMTRIGDEDTLDMDGLGLAAGRARLKSFDELVRYLEYKLLLKDAGDDDGNRGGDRAWTANQAKATREAFIRRLRGAAKHVKRLVRGDLSRSEIARSRLSVLNSESQVHVVDIHQLAPLAQMFVVGVLLRGVFTEQESRSGRHQVFIVLDELNKYAPAEGDSPIKDVLLDIAERGRSMGIILIGAQQTASEVERRVVGNAAVRIVGRLDAAEAERSEYRFMPGSFRARATILAPGTMIVHQPDVPSPMMVNFPFPAWATRKKEVLEDVSDEAALDILG
- a CDS encoding AzlD domain-containing protein, with amino-acid sequence MNATAVILLMALVTYGPRLLGFVLSGRPVAGFWLRFLHFVPISVFGALIVPALPGEEGDLGIRLVAASLAGLVLWRVRSLWVGVAVGMAAFWLLRLL
- a CDS encoding VWA domain-containing protein — encoded protein: MPTTRYSKYEATLDDLDTSELMKMLQNRLLESGFQRNPWDPDPDYQQTMQDLYEAIAEALVNNDLIPDDILEAAMNSENWLDSKLGEMVKELAQRLEREGYLRPQGGDPGEPGQPGQQGGTGPDREPGQVKFELTNKAIDFLGYRTLKDVLGGAGKSSIGAHETKFETTGVETSAGTKPYDFGDTMNLDISQSLLGPAARSMESGRLDFEEGDLQVIQSEYNSSAATVVMLDCSHSMILYGEDRFTPAKQVALALAHLIHTQYRGDTIQFVLFHNSAEEIPLARLAQAQVGPYHTNTAEGLRLAQKLLKRQNKDMKQIVMITDGKPSAITLPGGRIYKNAYGLDPMVLGETLREVGNCRRQGVQINTFMLARDPELIAFVQRVSSMTRGKAYFTTPHTIGQYVLMDFQSRRTKMVN
- a CDS encoding AzlC family ABC transporter permease, which translates into the protein MVRTSGDASASFASGFRAILPLWLGIIPFGLAYAVTARSAGLSLLETQLMSLLVFSGGAQFSAAGLFATGATGASIILTTFLINARHCLYGLSLGQRLRLSWPERLVAAHFLTDEAFGVTVSQGPRNLAFLLGTELSVFAVWNLSTLGGSFMSEAVPDPVTIGVDFIFPLAFLALLVPLLKRWLELAIAVTAGFTALFAAAIVGSGVAILIAGVLGALLGAWWTRGEGAEAPPDLKALR
- a CDS encoding helix-turn-helix transcriptional regulator, translating into MVAGLSPYHLLRVFRLELGLSPHSYQIQRRIGIAKTLLAQGERIAQVAACTGFTDQSHLGRHFKRLVGVTPGQFAQSATSS
- a CDS encoding sigma 54-interacting transcriptional regulator — protein: MKASTLGDLRQTPWQAKAGRSIKQELRDNLICRLKENRPVFPGIVGYDDSVVPQVVNAVLSKHNFILLGLRGQAKTRILRQLTELLDDEVPFIKGTETHDDPFHPLSAEGRRIVAAEGDGTPIGWLPKEARYVEKLATPDVTVADIVGDIDPIKAAKLGTRISDELSVHYGLLPRANRGIFAMNELPDLSGKVQVALFNIMQEGDVQIKGYPIRLNLDVLLVFSANPEDYTARGKIVTPLKDRIGSEIRTHYPATVEEGMAITRQEAWISRGREVKVPSFMAEVVEEVAFQARDDSRVDKHSGVSQRLPISLLENVVSSAERRAILLREDVPIARIADLYSALSAVTGKLELEYEGELKGGEAVARDIARRAVGNVFGRRGSGLVLESIVEYFEGDNYLKVPDNITTAELPGVVNRVPGLLDAARELAEGRGKDDLGASAEFVLEGLYARKQIARSEERGYSAPEPEATQMPRRKWN